Proteins found in one Triticum aestivum cultivar Chinese Spring chromosome 4D, IWGSC CS RefSeq v2.1, whole genome shotgun sequence genomic segment:
- the LOC123100316 gene encoding uncharacterized protein: protein MRAPSGMDSEEDTSLDHQHMAVDLTPAGMDTLSNRSNKGITELSDCSNPGCGVVDSITANPEFSELHSGRSAPKRKSKREAFEGMDYRIAPAVKSPFQKCVERAAFRGDADVFVPSVGTIFDSKDEAYDFYNMFS, encoded by the exons ATGAGAGCTCCATCCGGCATGGATAGCGAAGAAGACACCTCTTTAGACCATCAGCACATGGCTGTTGATCTCACTCCTGCCGGCATGGATACGCTCTCTAACAG ATCAAACAAAGGCATCACCGAGCTATCAGATTGTTCTAATCCTGGCTGTGGTGTTGTTGATTCAATCACAGCGAATCCAGAGTTCTCAGAACTGCATTCTGGAAGATCGGCACCTAAGCGGAAAAG TAAACGGGAAGCGTTTGAAGGAATGGACTACAGAATTGCCCCTGCAGTAAAAAGTCCGTTCCAGAAGTGTGTGGAGCGCGCTGCTTTTAGGGGTGATGCAGATGTGTTCGTTCCAAGTGTTGGAACAatctttgattcaaaggatgaaGCCTACGATTTCTACAACATGTTCTCTTGA
- the LOC123097066 gene encoding protein FAR1-RELATED SEQUENCE 5-like — translation MAKTTSILQDMSATDPDFKVCVQVDGESRVKTVIWCNGKNRLDYAHFGDVVTFDTTYRTNLYNMPFGLFVGVNNHFQSIIFGGVLMVDEKTPTFEWAFRNFIDLMDGKHPTTILTDQCKAMQNALRSTMPHTRHRWCRWHVLKVLKEKTGHVYNKHSAFKKEFHAIVNEETDVESFERMWHQLIKKYKLQGNKYLRRIFKWRDMWAMPYFLGTFCAGMTSTQRSESANHLLKKFISRSSPMHLFVKQYNKLLDSRSQAEDEANYVSKQTRRRLVIGATIEIDAAAVYTKALYEKFSHELFRSGSFDARRSKPGHVYKVKLSPQLALTDYDKKVFTVKVEDGGDFVTCDCGFFDHVGLLCCHSLKVLVQNNIGKIPPRNIVKRWTLWARESRPLHLANEGEMGELSSQTTYRRNVLYVAAMDLIKEAESGSESFQTAFAAICEAKEKIASHLARPNASAPPCAADHPRQPQPIEGIRSLARFRRLALIRLRRGDWAKMSISESFA, via the exons ATGGCCAAAACCACTAGTATACTTCAGGATATGAGTGCCACAGATCCGGACTTCAAAGTTTGTGTGCAAGTAGACGGTGAAAGCAGGGTGAAAACAGTAATATGGTGTAATGGTAAAAATCGGCTGGATTATGCACATTTCGGTGATGTGGTTACTTTCGACACCACTTACAGGACCAACCTGTATAACATGCCATTTGGGCTTTTTGTTGGTGTGAATAACCATTTCCAGTCTATTATTTTTGGCGGCGTCCTCATGGTTGATGAAAAGACTCCCACATTTGAATGGGCATTCAGAAACTTTATTGACTTGATGGACGGGAAACATCCTACTACTATATTGACAG ATCAATGCAAAGCTATGCAAAATGCTTTACGAAGTACAATGCCCCACACCCGTCATAGGTGGTGCAGATGGCATGTGTTAAAGGTCTTGAAAGAGAAAACTGGACACGTGTACAACAAACATTCTGCCTTCAAGAAGGAATTCCACGCAATAGTAAATGAAGAGACGGATGTAGAATCATTTGAGCGAATGTGGCATCAATTGATTAAAAAATACAAACTTCAAGGAAACAAGTACCTTCGCAGGATTTTCAAGTGGAGGGACATGTGGGCAATGCCATACTTCTTGGGCACATTCTGTGCCGGGATGACCAGCACGCAACGGAGCGAGAGTGCGAATCATCTCCTCAAAAAGTTCATCAGCAGATCATCCCCAATGCACTTGTTTGTTAAGCAGTACAACAAATTGCTTGATTCCAGGAGCCAGGCAGAAGACGAGGCAAATTATGTCAGCAAGCAG ACACGCAGGCGGCTTGTAATTGGCGCTACTATCGAGATAGATGCAGCGGCTGTGTACACGAAGGCCTTGTACGAAAAATTTTCACACGAACTTTTTAGATCAGGCTCATTTGATGCACGGCGTTCCAAGCCTGGACACGTCTACAAGGTCAAATTGTCGCCGCAACTAGCCTTAACTGATTATGACAAAAAGGTATTCACCGTCAAAGTGGAAGACGGTGGGGACTTTGTCACATGTGATTGTGGATTTTTTGATCATGTCGGCCTGTTGTGCTGCCATTCATTAAAG gtATTAGTACAGAACAATATTGGCAAGATTCCACCAAGGAATATAGTCAAAAGATGGACTTTATGGGCAAGGGAATCGAGACCACTGCACCTGGCAAACGAGGGTGAAATGGGGGAGTTGTCTTCCCAAACTACGTATAGAAGAAATGTTCTATATGTGGCTGCTATGGACCTTATCAAGGAGGCAGAATCCGGGTCTGAGTCATTCCAAACGGCGTTCGCAGCTATATGTGAGGCAAAAGAAAAAATTGCAA GCCACCTCGCGAGGCCTAACGCGTCGGCGCCACCGTGCGCCGCCGACCACCCGCGTCAGCCGCAACCAATAGAGGGTATAAGAAGCCTCGCGCGCTTCCGACGCCTGGCTTTAATCCGGCTGCGCCGAGGGGACTGGGCGAAG ATGTCAATATCTGAATCCTTCGCCTAG